Proteins co-encoded in one Megalops cyprinoides isolate fMegCyp1 chromosome 1, fMegCyp1.pri, whole genome shotgun sequence genomic window:
- the atpaf2 gene encoding ATP synthase mitochondrial F1 complex assembly factor 2: MLRNLIRLHGRTCCAVLERWSGVCQGGQARLPTLLENVKAYSTATSERKKFYQDVSISQGEDGMFEINLDRRKLKTPGGKIFTVPNEALAIAVATEWDSQKDTLKFYTMHLTTLCNTALDNPTHRDKDQMITAALKYLETDTICYRVEEPPGLVELQKNEWDPVLHWIEKRYNVVIGSSDSIMGPQIPEETKDTFRQHLGSYNFWALTGLEYVINQLKSVVLSFGLIDRHLTVEQAVLLSRLEEEYQIQRWGNVEWAHDYDMYELRARTAAGTLFVHLCSESSTVKRKLLQD; this comes from the exons ATGTTGCGAAATCTTATTAGATTGCACGGTCGGACGTGCTGCGCTGTTTTGGAACGATGGTCAGGTGTTTGTCAGGGAGGTCAAGCACGGCTTCCAACTCTTCTGGAGAACGTGAAAGCCTATTCAACTGCGACATCTG AAAGGAAGAAATTCTACCAAGACGTCAGTATTTCACAAGGAGAAG ATGGCATGTTTGAGATCAATCTAGACCGCAGGAAGCTGAAGACTCCAGGAGGCAAGATTTTCACTGTACCTAATGAAGCCCTGGCCATTGCTGTGGCAACGGAGTGGGATTCTCAGAAGGACACACTCAAGTTCTACACCATGCACCTG ACCACCCTTTGCAACACAGCTCTGGATAACCCTACCCATAGGGACAAGGACCAAATGATCACAGCCGCCCTGAAGTACTTAGAGACAGACACCATTTG CTACAGAGTAGAGGAGCCTCCAGGGCTAGTGGAGCTTCAAAAGAATGAGTGGGATCCTGTATTACACTGGATTGAAAAGAG GTATAATGTTGTCATCGGCTCATCTGACAGTATAATGGGGCCTCAAATCCCAGAGGAGACCAAGGACACTTTCCGTCAGCATCTGGGCTCCTATAACTTTTGGGCCCTGACAG GACTGGAGTATGTGATCAATCAGCTGAAGTCGGTAGTGTTGTCCTTTGGGCTGATTGACAGACACCTTACAGTGGagcaggctgtgctgctgtcccGTCTGGAGGAGGAATACCAG ATCCAGCGCTGGGGAAATGTGGAGTGGGCCCATGACTATGACATGTATGAACTACGAGCTCGAACGGCTGCTGGCACACTGTTTGTACACCTCTGTTCTGAAAGCTCCACTGTCAAGCGCAAGCTACTGCAGGACTGA
- the noxo1b gene encoding NADPH oxidase organizer 1b → MSNERYPIAARLIAVMRKNESKMFMIAVVWSDHSEIIVYRSFQEFKKLHKRLKKQFPLENPFRRSDRVIPRFRARNAKTFQGKDPSKSLRRLAFLEKYCTELLSCEPRVTHSSDVVQFFLPQNQDLQPDFGKNSIVILPLEDIENKSGGVGHVTDKRLSMGNVTQPFVTETYRCVAPYETKDTKNRPFKVAVDETVDVLIKDKAGWWLVENESKCLAWFPAPYLEKCDNEEEEDDDEDETPEEGMLYCAVRSYTSKKEDEISVNIGSVVEVLQKSDDGWWLIRFHGKAGYVPSMYLQPYTNPLLHFQTLQKEMRSSTLNLAQLHTSEGSTLSNRTHALSRPQGSQAPRSLLPRGALLSRADKQKSRSLDVLSEPRPSPALPHVAEEGQAEPESRKSSLSGASEGSEFSFSDDSSSSGIDSLNGSRLEGEEPQYSNGSLLAMVEQRSLAEGKLSPSSSDPNLSKIPSVPKVPPRPRDQEILSRCTTFTRKAALASKARLFPENKQIQGR, encoded by the exons ATGAGCAACGAACGATACCCCATCGCCGCCAGGCTTATTGCAGTGATGCGTAAGAATGAAAGCAAG atgttCATGATAGCTGTAGTTTGGTCAGACCACAGTGAAATCATTGTTTACAGATCATTTCAGGAGTTCAAGAAACTGCAC AAGCGTTTGAAAAAGCAATTTCCTCTAGAGAACCCATTCCGAAGATCAGACAGAGTGATTCCCAGGTTCAGAG CAAGGAACGCAAAAACCTTTCAGGGCAAGGATCCCAGCAAGTCACTGCGTCGCTTAGCATTCCTAGAAAAGTACTGCACTGAGCTGCTCAGCTGTGAACCTCGGGTTACTCACAGCTCAGATGTGGTCCAGTTCTTTCTGCCACAGAACCAGGACCTGCAGCCAGACTTTGGGAAGAACAG CATCGTGATCCTGCCACTGGAGGATATTGAGAACAAGAGTGGAGGGGTCGGCCATGTTACAGACAAGCGTCTCAGCATGGGCAACGTGACACAGCCCTTTGTGACAGAGACATACCGCTGTGTGGCACCCTACGAGACCAAGGACACCAAGAACAGGCCCTTCAAGGTGGCTGTGGATGAGACGGTGGATGTTCTCATCAAAGACAAAGCAG GCTGGTGGCTGGTGGAAAATGAGAGCAAATGCCTGGCCTGGTTCCCCGCACCTTACCTAGAGAAGTGTGAcaatgaggaagaagaggacgATGACGAAGATGAGACACCTGAGGAAG GTATGCTGTACTGTGCAGTAAGGAGCTATACATCAAAAAAGGAGGATGAGATCTCTGTGAACATTGGCTCTGTGGTGGAGGTGCTGCAGAAATCTGACGATGGCTGGTGGCTCATCAG ATTCCATGGCAAGGCTGGCTACGTGCCCTCCATGTACCTGCAACCCTACACCAACCCACTCCTCCACTTCCAGACTCTGCAGAAAGAGATGCGTAGCTCCACACTTAACCTGGCACAGCTGCATACCTCTGAGGGCAGCACACTCTCTAACCGCACCCATGCACTCAGCCGCCCTCAGGGCAGCCAGGCCCCACGTTCCCTCTTGCCCAGGGGAGCCCTCCTCAGTCGGGCTGACAAGCAGAAGTCCCGCTCGCTGGACGTGCTGTCCGAGCCCCGGCCCAGCCCAGCCCTCCCACACGTGGCGGAAGAGGGCCAGGCAGAGCCCGAGAGCCGCAAGAGCAGCCTGAGCGGAGCCAGCGAGGGGAGCGAGTTCAGCTTCAGCGACGACAGCAGTTCCTCGGGCATCGACTCCCTCAACGGCAGCCGCCTGGAAGGGGAAGAGCCGCAGTACAGTAACGGCTCCCTGCTGGCCATGGTGGAGCAGCGCAGCCTGGCTGAGGGGAAGCTCAGCCCCAGCAGCTCTGACCCAAACCTGTCTAAGATCCCCTCGGTTCCCAAGGTGCCTCCACGGCCCAGAGACCAGGAGATCCTGAGCCGTTGCACCACCTTCACCCGCAAGGCCGCCCTGGCATCCAAGGCCCGG
- the LOC118787278 gene encoding glucose-induced degradation protein 4 homolog, whose amino-acid sequence MPVRTECCSNASMAFISSASLIPPPPINTQQPGVATSLLYSGSKFRGHQKSKGNSYDVEVVLQHVTMEDSYLCGYLKIKGLTEEYPTLTTFFAGEIISKKRPFLTRKWDADEDVDRKHWGKFQAFYQYAKTFNSDDFDYEELKNSDYVFMRWKEQFLVPDHTIKDISGASFAGFYYICFQKSTATIEGYYYHRSSEWYQSLNLTHVPEHSAPIYEFR is encoded by the exons ATGCCGGTCCGTACTGAGTGCTGCAGCAACGCCTCTATGGCCTTTATATCCTCGGCCTCGCTTATCCCTCCACCACCGATAAACACGCAACAGCCCGGCGTTGCCACCTCGCTCTTGTACAGCGGCTCCAAGTTTCGAGGACATCAGAAGAGCAAAGGAAACTCGTACGACGTTGAAGTTGTTCTGCAG CATGTCACCATGGAAGACTCATATTTGTGTGGGTATTTGAAGATCAAAGGACTGACAGAG GAATATCCAACACTTACTACATTTTTTGCTGGAGAGATCATCAGCAAGAAGCGCCCCTTTTTAACACGGAAATGGGATGCGGATGAGGATGTAGACCGCAAGCACTGG GGCAAGTTTCAAGCTTTTTATCAGTATGCAAAAACCTTCAACTCTGATGATTTTGATTACGAGGAGCTGAAAAACAGTGACTATGTCTTCATGAGGTGGAAG GAGCAGTTCTTAGTCCCAGATCACACAATCAAGGACATCAGTGGTGCTTCCTTCGCAGGCTTCTATTACATCTGCTTCCAGAAGTCCACAGCAACCATAGAGGGCTATTACTACCACAGAAGTTCTGAATG GTACCAGTCCTTGAACCTCACCCATGTCCCTGAACACAGCGCGCCGATATACGAGTTTCGGTGA